One region of Vescimonas fastidiosa genomic DNA includes:
- a CDS encoding threonine aldolase family protein — MIYFNSDYLEGAHPAIMERLMQTNMEQTVGYGEDEYCAAAREKIKAACQAPDADVHFLVGGTLTNTTVIASVLRPYQGVLSATSGHINCHETGAIESSGHKVLTLPTDNGKITAKQVEDYYNWHHFSPDYEHMVMPGMVYISLPTEGGTLYSKAELTELYEVCKKCSLPLFIDGARLGYGLTCDDCDLTLPEVARLCDIFYIGGNKVGALFGEAVVVMNPALKKDFRFMMKQRGGMLAKGRLLGLQFDTLFTDDLYFKISRHANEMAKKIHAIFEDNGYPFFFNSPTNQQYPIMSDAELAVLGKEFGYEYWERVDETHSAIRFAASWATTEENVAALRKGVEALKK, encoded by the coding sequence ATGATCTATTTCAACAGCGACTACCTGGAGGGCGCACATCCCGCCATTATGGAGCGCCTGATGCAGACCAATATGGAACAGACCGTGGGCTACGGCGAGGATGAATACTGCGCCGCCGCCCGGGAGAAGATCAAGGCCGCATGCCAGGCCCCGGATGCCGATGTGCATTTCCTGGTGGGCGGCACCCTCACCAACACCACGGTGATCGCCTCTGTTCTGCGCCCCTATCAGGGTGTGCTCTCCGCCACCAGCGGCCACATAAACTGCCACGAAACCGGCGCCATCGAGTCCTCCGGGCACAAGGTTCTGACCCTTCCCACGGACAACGGTAAAATTACCGCGAAGCAGGTAGAGGACTATTACAACTGGCACCACTTCAGCCCCGACTATGAGCACATGGTCATGCCCGGTATGGTCTATATCTCCCTGCCCACCGAGGGCGGCACCCTGTACTCCAAGGCGGAGCTGACGGAGCTGTACGAGGTGTGCAAGAAGTGCTCTCTGCCGCTGTTTATCGACGGGGCACGGCTGGGCTACGGACTCACCTGCGACGACTGCGACCTGACACTGCCGGAGGTAGCGCGTCTGTGCGACATCTTCTACATCGGCGGCAACAAGGTGGGCGCCCTGTTCGGCGAGGCCGTGGTGGTGATGAACCCGGCGCTGAAAAAGGACTTCCGCTTCATGATGAAGCAGCGGGGCGGTATGCTGGCCAAGGGCCGGCTGCTGGGTCTGCAATTCGACACCCTGTTTACCGACGACCTGTACTTCAAGATTTCCCGCCACGCCAACGAAATGGCCAAGAAAATACACGCCATCTTCGAGGACAACGGCTACCCCTTCTTCTTCAACTCCCCCACCAACCAGCAGTACCCCATTATGAGCGATGCGGAGCTGGCCGTCTTGGGGAAAGAGTTCGGCTATGAGTATTGGGAGCGGGTGGACGAGACCCACTCCGCTATCCGCTTCGCCGCCAGCTGGGCCACCACGGAGGAAAATGTGGCCGCCCTGCGCAAGGGCGTGGAGGCGCTGAAGAAGTAA
- the srtB gene encoding class B sortase, with product MKKKTVKNVLYYVVLAVLVAVFCFSAYKIYSYYAEKRESTRLNESVAREYTIRKTGQAKEEEEYFQVDFDQLCQQNSDAVAWLYLKGTPINYPVLQHDDNVYYLDHQIDGSVNSNGSIFMDYRNAPDFSDRNTLIYGHHMRTGNMFGKLVNFKSNSYYQQNDHMYLMTPQGTYRLDLLCGAVVDPTDPIYSVDPTPEALSACMRKSTFQTKLDLPSEDARLVTLSTCSYEFEDARYIVIGVLTPVPDAQT from the coding sequence ATGAAGAAGAAAACAGTGAAAAATGTACTTTATTATGTTGTGCTGGCCGTGTTGGTGGCCGTTTTCTGCTTCTCTGCCTATAAGATATACAGCTATTACGCGGAAAAAAGGGAAAGCACCCGCCTCAATGAGTCTGTGGCCCGGGAGTATACCATTCGCAAAACCGGCCAGGCTAAGGAGGAAGAGGAGTATTTCCAGGTAGATTTCGACCAGCTCTGCCAGCAGAATTCCGATGCTGTGGCCTGGCTCTATCTCAAGGGCACCCCCATCAACTATCCGGTGCTTCAGCACGATGACAATGTTTATTATCTGGATCATCAAATCGACGGCTCCGTAAACTCCAACGGCAGCATTTTCATGGACTATCGCAACGCCCCGGACTTTTCCGACCGCAACACCTTGATCTACGGTCACCATATGCGCACGGGCAATATGTTCGGCAAGCTGGTGAATTTTAAGAGCAACAGCTACTATCAGCAAAACGACCATATGTACCTCATGACCCCTCAGGGCACCTATCGCCTGGACCTGCTGTGCGGCGCAGTGGTGGACCCCACCGACCCCATCTACTCCGTGGACCCCACTCCGGAGGCTCTCAGCGCCTGCATGCGTAAGTCCACCTTTCAGACCAAGCTGGACCTGCCCTCGGAGGACGCCAGACTTGTGACCCTGTCCACCTGCAGCTACGAGTTCGAGGATGCCCGCTACATCGTCATCGGTGTCCTGACCCCTGTGCCCGATGCGCAGACCTGA